Proteins encoded in a region of the Chondrinema litorale genome:
- a CDS encoding DUF3875 domain-containing protein: protein MTELRGTEFAKVCPIQEIKHNCLVNGNGDITYGFRLELPEVFTHYIEDFNRIYEGFNHLLHRLKAGTLVHQQSFFYVEPFELPSDYHTTMYTGQANQRYYTFRPVMRQYVNLYVTFSNRYSSGRISPIQDNPYIRALSYMYRQPFKKVDQYIAECEVEYQTVKNALNMIPHIKAIPLKSIELLNAFHDYFNLTYDAPSTDAREAIIQNMDFGRAGEYFKVGNQFVKILSLTKEGQEVGSFYNTDKMFSPEVYQNGVKVPSIIRLGSTMSFPISLGLPVNHVLNISIEVLDNEKVMFKKNQEKMMLNFLSVFGIESAIDKQEDLYRYIKNISQEEYRACRLSVNVILNHDDEKVLNRYANLTQSAFGNMKSAHAVVENRDIANLFFCSCPGNMKANYRTFFSTTEQAVNYLHTEGHYKSDPEGSIFTDLFGRPVLFNIKNPPKNIAPSNHAFIVGKTRSGKSFWLQGQIEESLARGEYVFQCDIGNSSKNSGKFNHAKYLDLQERDSFGTNLFLTSKDTYGKYLLDDGKALFLRTILTMMWKRDEGITPDTEAILINMIAKYYSDYVNDQEVNPEITTFFNYINEFEGKLTSDKKRLFDFTSFKTVLEAYLPSGTYGFLFNHNNALTVHEPLVIYDLKAIENDSTLLPLVGTIMMQQVNEMMIANPSRDKLFIIDEAHKIFLSPVLARFVGYSYATQQKHGGRVYTGTQGAEDLEKLAKVGVANQIKDNTEILVLFDNQYIDKKREILDLTDKDLRLLKGMETGGKERRQFFVKVGKGIGSISKLFYYDVSPVTRKVYSSVGSEKAEIKALEEKYGNIRAAINQEVENAQVQ from the coding sequence ATGACTGAGCTTAGAGGTACTGAATTTGCCAAAGTTTGTCCCATTCAAGAAATCAAACATAATTGTTTGGTAAATGGTAATGGAGACATTACTTATGGTTTTCGTTTGGAATTACCAGAAGTCTTTACACATTACATTGAAGATTTCAATCGCATTTACGAAGGTTTTAATCATTTACTTCACCGCTTAAAAGCAGGAACTTTGGTTCATCAACAATCTTTTTTTTATGTTGAGCCTTTTGAGCTGCCAAGTGATTATCACACGACTATGTATACTGGTCAAGCAAATCAAAGATATTATACTTTTAGACCTGTAATGCGCCAGTATGTGAATCTTTATGTAACCTTCTCTAACAGATATAGTAGTGGGCGCATATCACCTATACAAGATAATCCATATATCAGGGCATTAAGTTATATGTACCGTCAACCTTTTAAGAAAGTAGATCAATACATTGCAGAATGTGAAGTAGAGTATCAAACAGTTAAAAATGCTTTAAATATGATTCCGCATATTAAAGCGATTCCGTTGAAAAGTATTGAGTTACTCAATGCTTTTCACGATTATTTTAACCTTACTTATGATGCACCATCAACAGATGCAAGAGAAGCTATTATTCAAAATATGGATTTTGGTAGGGCAGGAGAATATTTTAAAGTGGGTAATCAGTTTGTGAAAATATTATCACTTACTAAAGAAGGTCAAGAAGTGGGTTCATTTTATAATACTGATAAAATGTTTTCTCCAGAAGTATATCAAAATGGAGTAAAAGTACCTTCAATAATCCGATTGGGAAGTACAATGTCATTTCCAATAAGTCTGGGTTTACCTGTAAATCATGTTCTAAATATTTCAATTGAGGTGCTTGATAACGAAAAAGTGATGTTTAAGAAAAATCAGGAGAAAATGATGTTGAACTTCCTTTCTGTATTTGGTATAGAATCAGCCATAGACAAACAAGAAGATTTGTATCGATATATTAAAAACATTTCACAGGAAGAGTACAGAGCATGTAGATTATCAGTAAATGTGATATTGAATCATGACGATGAAAAGGTATTGAACAGATATGCAAACCTTACCCAATCAGCTTTTGGCAATATGAAAAGTGCTCATGCAGTAGTTGAAAACAGAGATATTGCTAATCTTTTTTTCTGTAGTTGTCCTGGAAATATGAAAGCTAATTACCGTACTTTTTTTAGTACTACTGAACAGGCAGTTAATTATCTCCATACAGAAGGACATTACAAGTCTGATCCAGAAGGAAGCATATTTACAGATCTTTTTGGGCGACCAGTGTTATTCAATATCAAAAATCCTCCGAAAAATATAGCCCCATCTAATCATGCTTTTATTGTGGGTAAAACCAGATCTGGAAAAAGTTTCTGGTTACAAGGTCAAATTGAAGAATCATTAGCGAGAGGTGAATATGTATTTCAGTGCGATATTGGAAATAGCTCAAAGAATTCTGGAAAGTTTAATCATGCAAAATATCTTGATTTACAGGAGAGAGATAGTTTTGGTACTAATTTGTTTTTAACATCCAAAGATACTTATGGAAAGTATTTATTAGATGATGGTAAGGCATTGTTCTTAAGAACTATTTTAACCATGATGTGGAAAAGGGATGAAGGTATTACACCAGATACTGAAGCTATCCTGATTAATATGATTGCCAAATATTATAGTGATTATGTGAATGATCAAGAAGTAAATCCAGAAATAACAACATTCTTCAATTACATCAATGAGTTTGAAGGAAAATTGACCAGTGATAAGAAAAGGCTTTTCGATTTTACTTCTTTTAAAACAGTATTAGAAGCCTATCTGCCAAGTGGGACATATGGATTTTTATTCAATCATAACAATGCACTCACTGTACATGAGCCACTTGTGATTTATGATCTAAAAGCTATTGAAAATGATAGTACGCTTTTACCACTTGTGGGAACAATTATGATGCAACAAGTTAATGAAATGATGATAGCAAACCCTAGTCGTGATAAGCTATTTATTATTGATGAAGCTCATAAAATTTTTCTATCTCCTGTGTTGGCTAGGTTTGTAGGATATTCTTATGCAACGCAACAGAAGCATGGTGGAAGGGTCTATACAGGAACTCAAGGAGCAGAAGATTTAGAGAAGCTAGCCAAAGTGGGTGTCGCCAATCAAATTAAAGACAATACTGAAATACTTGTGCTTTTTGATAACCAATATATTGATAAGAAAAGAGAAATACTCGATTTAACAGATAAGGATTTACGACTATTGAAAGGAATGGAGACTGGAGGTAAAGAACGTAGGCAATTCTTTGTGAAAGTAGGTAAAGGCATCGGTTCTATATCCAAGTTATTTTACTATGATGTATCTCCAGTAACTCGAAAAGTCTATTCCAGTGTAGGCAGCGAAAAAGCAGAAATTAAAGCCTTAGAAGAAAAGTATGGTAATATCAGAGCTGCCATTAACCAAGAAGTTGAGAATGCTCAAGTACAATAA
- the traM gene encoding conjugative transposon protein TraM has product MEFFKVKFTIFRIIIIATVPLLLSAYQFRQISVRESTDTQETYINSEKKEVLDKQNNEDFFKVAEDRKPSGYNELQGRFKKDSTSGFFSFLSPKEKTESKKENTVTMADYSQQEVNVNQAKLSKKQKTKVILETSVTTQTQEENRRPKAKISSVSDSLSVKQSTSKIRIFRRYKQGTPISGSHSFDRGSIEIMVQVWEKTKVRDGSRVTLVVIKDAIIKGEKISAGTFLYGMVSFAQDRLEIEIQTNNLVLHAYDAGDNTRGLFAPSLIEQQLARGAKIDAINSSSGATINTSAIPLLQNVTINAAKKKIAESSIVLNAKTEVLLKP; this is encoded by the coding sequence ATGGAATTTTTTAAAGTGAAATTCACAATATTTCGTATAATCATTATAGCTACAGTACCATTACTTTTAAGTGCTTATCAGTTTAGACAAATTAGTGTAAGAGAATCAACAGATACACAAGAAACTTATATTAATAGTGAAAAAAAAGAAGTGCTTGATAAGCAGAATAATGAAGACTTTTTTAAGGTAGCAGAAGATAGAAAGCCAAGTGGTTATAATGAGTTACAAGGTAGATTTAAAAAAGATAGCACATCAGGTTTTTTTAGTTTTTTGTCTCCTAAAGAAAAAACAGAAAGTAAAAAAGAAAATACTGTTACTATGGCTGATTATAGCCAGCAAGAAGTTAATGTTAATCAAGCTAAGTTAAGCAAAAAACAAAAAACAAAAGTCATTCTTGAAACTAGTGTTACTACTCAGACACAAGAAGAAAATAGAAGACCTAAAGCTAAAATATCTTCAGTATCTGATAGTCTATCAGTGAAGCAATCAACATCAAAAATTAGAATTTTCAGAAGGTATAAACAAGGTACTCCAATTTCTGGGAGTCATTCATTTGATAGAGGTAGTATTGAAATAATGGTTCAAGTTTGGGAGAAAACCAAAGTTAGAGATGGCTCAAGAGTGACACTTGTAGTAATAAAAGATGCTATTATTAAAGGGGAAAAAATTAGTGCTGGAACTTTCTTATATGGTATGGTAAGTTTTGCACAAGATAGACTAGAAATTGAAATCCAAACAAATAACTTGGTTTTACATGCATATGATGCTGGTGACAATACAAGAGGTCTTTTTGCTCCTTCCTTAATAGAACAACAATTAGCACGTGGAGCCAAAATTGATGCGATTAATAGTAGTTCAGGTGCAACTATCAATACTTCTGCGATTCCTCTTTTACAAAATGTAACTATTAATGCGGCAAAGAAAAAAATTGCTGAATCATCTATTGTGCTCAATGCAAAAACAGAGGTATTGTTAAAACCTTGA